A region of Pyxidicoccus parkwaysis DNA encodes the following proteins:
- a CDS encoding type II asparaginase, translating into MRAIHFRALWTVPVVLCALASVLYAAPQAPSAQTAPAAKPSQEKPAQEKPAPRARVRILATGGTIAGAQASQTEYGYKSGTFKVEDLISAVPSMKELATLSGEQVANIGSQDMNDQIWLRLANRVNEVLKSDDVDAVVITHGTDTMEETAYFLNLVVKSAKPVVLVGSMRPATAVSADGPANLYNAVAVAADPGARGRGVLVVINDEVHAARNVEKMNTTNVEAFSSPERGPQALVHTGKISWFQPMDKRNTVRSEFSVEELQKLPRVDILYAHANMSPDLIDAAVRGGAKGIVMAGVGDGNMTEGALAALERARQKGVLVVRSTRLPTGMVLRNNEVNDDKSGFVASGEFNPPKSRVLAQLALTETNDPKRVQQMFDMY; encoded by the coding sequence ATGCGAGCGATTCATTTCCGCGCCCTGTGGACCGTGCCGGTCGTGCTGTGCGCCCTGGCCAGCGTGCTGTACGCCGCGCCCCAGGCCCCTTCGGCGCAGACAGCGCCCGCCGCGAAACCCTCCCAGGAGAAACCGGCTCAGGAGAAACCCGCGCCCAGGGCGCGCGTGCGCATCCTCGCCACGGGAGGCACCATCGCTGGCGCCCAGGCGAGCCAGACGGAGTACGGCTACAAGTCGGGCACGTTCAAGGTCGAGGACCTGATTTCCGCCGTCCCGAGCATGAAGGAATTGGCGACGCTGTCGGGTGAGCAGGTCGCCAACATCGGCAGTCAGGACATGAACGACCAGATATGGCTGCGCCTGGCCAATCGCGTCAACGAGGTGCTGAAGTCCGATGACGTCGACGCCGTGGTCATTACCCACGGCACGGACACCATGGAGGAGACGGCGTACTTCCTCAACCTGGTGGTGAAGAGCGCCAAGCCGGTGGTCCTGGTGGGCTCTATGCGGCCGGCCACCGCGGTGAGCGCGGACGGCCCGGCCAACCTCTACAACGCCGTGGCGGTGGCGGCGGACCCGGGGGCTCGGGGCCGAGGAGTCCTCGTCGTCATCAACGACGAGGTCCACGCCGCGAGGAACGTGGAGAAGATGAACACCACCAACGTCGAGGCCTTCAGCAGCCCCGAGCGCGGCCCGCAGGCGCTGGTGCACACGGGCAAGATTTCCTGGTTCCAGCCCATGGACAAGCGCAACACCGTGCGCTCGGAGTTCAGCGTGGAGGAGCTCCAGAAGCTGCCGCGCGTGGACATCCTCTATGCCCACGCGAACATGTCCCCTGACCTCATCGACGCGGCGGTGCGCGGCGGCGCCAAGGGCATCGTCATGGCCGGAGTGGGGGACGGCAACATGACGGAGGGCGCCCTGGCGGCGCTCGAGCGGGCCCGGCAGAAGGGAGTCCTCGTCGTGCGGAGCACGCGCCTGCCCACCGGCATGGTGCTTCGCAACAACGAGGTCAACGATGACAAGTCGGGCTTCGTGGCCTCGGGTGAGTTCAATCCGCCCAAGTCCCGCGTGCTGGCGCAACTGGCGCTGACCGAGACCAATGACCCGAAGCGGGTGCAGCAGATGTTCGACATGTATTGA
- a CDS encoding aspartate:alanine exchanger family transporter, whose translation MASTAPTSNQAHALRLAAWAGLILSGILLVRLLARDLPSAAKATGLLGPVFAFMANQPFVLLFATVAAGYALGRVTVLRFNLGATAATLIIGLGLSLWASLRGVTFTVPDFGSTLFFNLFMFAVGMKVGPQFLSGLRRDARAFIALGLLVPLLSAGLMLGLREVFHLAPGLAPGIFAGANTATPGLGAAKDVYLRQHAGDPTVLANLSTAFAFGYCVSLVLFVLMMKVLPRWFGRDVKKEAKAYQRELEAGAAHALPGTANALAPDAAWLAVRAFKLEYAEAVGQSLAQLRERFPEVALERVHRGEQTLELTDSLRLQRDDVVVVSGPLWAMVRVTQVIGPELPDVKLREVGLETVEVVAQTERSVGRRVGDLLHKEGHGFYINALFRGGVEIPHGPETVVRRGDVFRITGSQLRIHQLAEALGGRVVRPSMTTDIVTLALGLSVGAFLGTLPIPLFGLNLSLGSAVGLLLTGIVLSTLRTRNPRLGGPFPEPARQLLEDLGLNVFIAITALNAGAGVIQSVRAGVLVPIAVGTLVAGMIPPVIGWMVGQYRHHMNAGLLEGAIAGARCSSPGLRTAQEDTESTVPALSYPVTFAISNIVVTLGCYLLASLD comes from the coding sequence ATGGCCAGCACCGCACCCACGAGCAACCAGGCCCATGCACTGCGGTTGGCCGCCTGGGCTGGCCTCATCCTCAGCGGCATCCTGCTGGTGCGCCTCCTGGCGCGAGATCTGCCGAGCGCGGCGAAGGCCACGGGCCTGCTCGGTCCCGTCTTCGCCTTCATGGCCAACCAGCCCTTCGTGCTCCTGTTCGCCACGGTCGCCGCGGGCTACGCCCTGGGCCGCGTCACCGTCCTGCGCTTCAATCTGGGCGCCACCGCGGCCACGCTCATCATCGGCCTGGGGCTCAGCCTGTGGGCCAGCCTCCGGGGCGTCACCTTCACCGTGCCGGACTTCGGCAGCACGCTCTTCTTCAACCTCTTCATGTTCGCCGTGGGCATGAAGGTGGGGCCTCAATTCCTCTCCGGTCTGCGGCGGGACGCACGGGCCTTCATCGCGCTGGGCCTCCTCGTCCCGTTACTCTCCGCGGGCCTGATGCTGGGCCTGCGCGAGGTGTTCCATCTCGCTCCGGGACTTGCGCCAGGAATCTTCGCCGGTGCCAACACCGCCACTCCGGGGCTGGGCGCCGCCAAGGACGTGTACCTGCGCCAGCACGCGGGCGACCCCACGGTGCTCGCCAACCTGTCCACCGCGTTTGCCTTTGGCTACTGCGTGAGCCTGGTGCTCTTCGTCCTGATGATGAAGGTCCTGCCTCGCTGGTTCGGGCGGGACGTGAAGAAGGAAGCCAAGGCCTATCAGCGAGAGCTCGAAGCGGGGGCGGCGCATGCGCTGCCCGGTACGGCCAACGCGCTGGCGCCGGACGCCGCGTGGCTGGCGGTGCGCGCGTTCAAACTGGAGTACGCGGAGGCCGTCGGACAATCGCTCGCGCAGCTGCGAGAGCGCTTCCCAGAGGTGGCCCTCGAGCGCGTCCACCGGGGGGAACAGACGCTCGAGTTGACTGACTCGCTGCGGCTGCAGCGAGACGACGTGGTGGTGGTCAGCGGCCCGCTGTGGGCCATGGTGCGGGTCACCCAGGTGATAGGCCCCGAGCTTCCCGATGTGAAGCTCCGCGAGGTGGGGCTGGAGACAGTGGAGGTGGTGGCGCAGACGGAGCGCTCCGTCGGCAGGCGCGTGGGCGACCTCCTGCACAAGGAGGGGCACGGCTTCTACATCAACGCGCTCTTCCGAGGTGGCGTGGAGATTCCCCACGGCCCCGAGACGGTGGTGCGCCGGGGCGACGTGTTCCGCATCACCGGCAGCCAATTGCGCATCCATCAGCTCGCCGAGGCGCTCGGCGGCCGCGTGGTGCGCCCCAGCATGACGACGGACATCGTCACCCTGGCGCTGGGCCTGTCCGTTGGAGCGTTCCTCGGAACACTGCCCATCCCGCTCTTCGGCCTGAACCTGAGCCTGGGCTCCGCCGTGGGGTTGCTCCTCACCGGCATCGTCCTGTCCACGCTCCGTACCCGCAACCCCCGGCTGGGCGGCCCCTTCCCCGAGCCCGCACGGCAGCTTTTGGAGGACCTGGGGCTGAATGTCTTCATCGCCATCACCGCGCTGAACGCTGGCGCAGGCGTGATTCAGTCCGTCCGCGCCGGAGTGCTGGTGCCCATCGCCGTCGGCACGCTGGTGGCGGGGATGATTCCTCCAGTCATCGGATGGATGGTGGGCCAGTACCGCCACCACATGAACGCGGGCCTGCTGGAGGGCGCCATCGCGGGCGCGCGGTGCAGCAGCCCCGGCCTGCGCACCGCCCAGGAAGACACGGAGAGCACCGTCCCCGCGCTCTCGTATCCGGTGACCTTCGCCATCAGCAACATCGTGGTGACGCTCGGCTGCTACCTGCTGGCCAGCCTGGACTGA
- the aspD gene encoding aspartate 4-decarboxylase, protein MQTHEADEKPLEMLSPFELKDLLIEIAEESIRTRAAVMLNAGRGNPNWIATTPREAFFLLGSFAMAEARRTWNEPDVGLAGMPHSVGCAQRFRQYLDTSPTGPGVELLRGTLELGVRELGFEEDAFVWEMVDSLTGDNYPVPDRMLVHAERIVEAYLAKEMCAGRPPPGRFKLFAVEGGTAAMSYVFQSLTANKLLNKGDTIALGTPIFTPYLEIPHLAEYQFNVVPIEQSEMDAEGRHTWQYPDEEIDKLADPKVKAFFIVNPANPGAVAIRPRTLARVVELVRTRRPDLLILTDDVYGTFVEGFRSFAAELPHNTILVYSYSKHFGCTGWRLGVVGMHEHHVVDTLLSQLPEPQASGVHERYRSLTMHPEKMLFIDRLVADSRSVALNHTAGLSLPQQQMMMLFSSFALLDKDDAYKKRCREICHERLAALFQGLGVDLKPNELGTAYYQTLDLEAWCRRYIGEDFMDYVQQHRDPLDIVFALARRYGTVLLNGSGFHGPPWSARVSLANLEDEAYPQIGRHLRELVETAVERWKRDKDHVH, encoded by the coding sequence ATGCAGACGCACGAGGCAGATGAGAAGCCGCTCGAGATGCTCAGCCCCTTCGAGCTGAAGGATTTGCTCATCGAGATTGCCGAGGAGTCCATCCGCACGCGCGCGGCCGTGATGCTCAATGCCGGGCGCGGCAACCCGAACTGGATTGCCACCACGCCTCGGGAGGCCTTCTTCCTGCTCGGCTCCTTCGCCATGGCGGAGGCGCGGCGCACCTGGAACGAGCCCGACGTGGGGCTCGCCGGCATGCCTCACTCGGTGGGTTGCGCGCAGCGCTTCCGCCAATACCTGGACACCTCTCCCACCGGGCCCGGGGTGGAGCTGCTGCGCGGAACGCTGGAGCTCGGCGTGCGGGAGCTGGGCTTCGAGGAGGACGCCTTCGTCTGGGAGATGGTGGACTCGCTCACCGGTGACAACTACCCCGTGCCGGACCGGATGCTCGTGCACGCGGAGCGCATCGTCGAGGCCTACCTGGCCAAGGAGATGTGCGCCGGACGTCCGCCCCCGGGCCGCTTCAAGCTGTTCGCGGTGGAGGGCGGCACGGCGGCGATGAGCTACGTGTTCCAATCCCTCACCGCCAACAAGCTGCTGAACAAGGGCGACACCATCGCCCTGGGCACGCCCATCTTCACGCCCTACCTGGAGATACCGCACCTCGCCGAGTACCAGTTCAACGTGGTGCCCATCGAGCAGAGCGAGATGGACGCGGAGGGGCGGCACACGTGGCAGTACCCGGACGAGGAAATCGACAAGCTCGCGGACCCGAAGGTGAAGGCGTTCTTCATCGTCAACCCGGCCAATCCCGGGGCGGTGGCCATCCGTCCCCGCACGCTCGCCCGCGTGGTGGAGCTCGTCCGCACGCGGCGCCCGGACCTGCTCATCCTCACCGATGACGTCTACGGCACCTTCGTCGAGGGCTTCCGCTCCTTCGCCGCGGAGCTCCCGCACAACACCATCCTCGTCTACTCGTACTCGAAGCACTTCGGGTGCACGGGGTGGCGGCTGGGCGTGGTGGGGATGCACGAGCACCACGTCGTCGACACGCTGCTCTCGCAGCTGCCCGAGCCACAGGCGTCCGGCGTGCATGAACGCTACCGCTCGCTCACGATGCATCCGGAGAAGATGCTGTTCATCGACCGGCTGGTCGCGGACAGCCGCTCGGTCGCGCTGAATCACACCGCGGGGCTGTCGCTGCCCCAGCAGCAGATGATGATGCTCTTCTCCTCGTTCGCGCTGCTGGACAAGGACGACGCCTACAAGAAGCGCTGCCGGGAAATCTGCCACGAGCGCCTCGCGGCCCTGTTCCAGGGCCTGGGCGTGGACCTCAAGCCCAACGAATTGGGCACGGCGTACTACCAGACGCTGGACCTCGAGGCCTGGTGCCGCAGGTACATCGGGGAGGACTTCATGGATTACGTGCAGCAGCACCGGGACCCGCTGGACATCGTCTTCGCGCTGGCCCGGCGCTACGGCACGGTGCTCCTGAACGGGAGCGGCTTCCATGGGCCCCCGTGGTCCGCGCGCGTCTCACTGGCCAACCTCGAGGACGAGGCGTACCCGCAAATCGGACGTCACCTCCGCGAGCTGGTGGAGACCGCCGTCGAGCGGTGGAAGCGGGACAAGGACCACGTGCACTGA
- a CDS encoding kelch motif-containing protein: MKSLSTGCRLAFLAIPLLFAVAGCRSGGTEPEPEPGGSVQLVAFPWKMGAMSEVAHVSVTRTAVDGSSSTLELVKANGVWSGTLGHLPVGASQGFVAQAFDASGAVLFEGRVSDITVTADQTPLVALTLQEPGSPAPVADEAPVIDAVVASALSVRAGGTVSLRAIAHAANLEDTVVPAWTATSGSFADAANVSTEWAASESPGLVTLTVTVRDSTGATSSVSLSVDVSSEAPIGGAPSDVRFNVWPQVSVPDASATRVEVGQSVTFSASAIDRDGDALESRWTATCVGTWTDSTSSTAAFTPTVIPAKACDNCRVELTVSDGRGGETVRTLSLCVVPAAPVVVSSNASSRTAGASQQLTFEVVARDPHGGTLTFNKWWASNGTLSPAQNEATRSQVTWTAPACKNAEVDQTVVATITNDLGLSTMHRFSVSVDGLPACGPGWAPAGNMAAGRNGPEVILLPNGKVFVAGGSHGRPYAPVEVYDPATDSWDATATSGGLLNAPMALLPSGKFLSPGGFDGIRPLDLVQMYDPVTNVWSLAQSMRMPRYAPTATRLLNGKVFVAGGECRECAIADVYDPTLEAWYSVCTLAGLRHSHVATLLPDGRVLLSGGYAESNAADLYTPSPGYCAPTGPMAVSHRVEHATALLPGGKVLAVGGSGATAEEYDPATNTWTLVGSMATPREGLTATALPNGKVLVTGGRPSPTSSATLATAELYDPVTRTWSSAGSMAAPRKGHKATLLPNGRVLIIGGLSGSPGPSAELYIP; encoded by the coding sequence GTGAAATCACTCTCAACGGGTTGCCGACTCGCATTTCTCGCAATTCCTTTGCTGTTCGCCGTCGCGGGCTGTCGTTCCGGCGGCACGGAGCCGGAGCCGGAGCCTGGCGGCTCGGTTCAGCTCGTCGCGTTCCCGTGGAAGATGGGCGCCATGAGCGAGGTGGCCCACGTCAGTGTCACCCGCACCGCCGTGGACGGTTCCTCCAGCACCCTCGAGCTCGTGAAGGCCAACGGAGTCTGGAGCGGCACCCTCGGCCACCTGCCCGTGGGCGCGAGCCAGGGCTTCGTCGCCCAGGCGTTCGACGCCAGCGGTGCCGTCCTCTTCGAAGGAAGGGTCTCCGACATCACCGTCACCGCCGACCAGACTCCCCTGGTGGCCCTCACCCTGCAGGAGCCCGGCTCGCCAGCTCCCGTCGCGGATGAGGCGCCCGTCATCGATGCCGTGGTGGCCTCGGCCCTCTCCGTGCGCGCGGGAGGCACCGTCTCGCTGCGGGCCATTGCGCACGCCGCCAACCTGGAGGACACGGTCGTCCCGGCGTGGACGGCCACGTCGGGCTCCTTCGCGGACGCCGCGAATGTCTCCACCGAATGGGCGGCCTCCGAGTCACCGGGCCTCGTCACCCTCACCGTGACGGTGCGCGACTCCACCGGGGCGACGTCGTCGGTGTCGCTCTCCGTCGACGTGTCCAGCGAAGCGCCAATCGGAGGCGCTCCCTCCGACGTGCGCTTCAACGTCTGGCCCCAGGTATCGGTCCCGGACGCTTCGGCAACGCGGGTCGAGGTGGGGCAGTCCGTGACGTTCTCCGCCAGCGCCATCGACCGGGATGGAGATGCCCTGGAGTCGCGGTGGACCGCCACGTGCGTTGGGACCTGGACGGACTCCACCTCCAGCACCGCCGCCTTCACTCCCACCGTGATTCCGGCCAAGGCCTGCGACAACTGCCGGGTGGAACTGACGGTGTCGGATGGGCGGGGCGGTGAGACGGTCCGCACGCTCTCGCTCTGCGTGGTGCCCGCCGCCCCGGTGGTCGTCAGTAGCAACGCGTCCTCGCGGACGGCGGGAGCTTCGCAGCAGCTCACCTTCGAGGTGGTGGCCAGAGACCCTCATGGCGGCACGCTGACTTTCAACAAGTGGTGGGCCAGCAACGGGACGCTGTCGCCCGCGCAGAACGAAGCGACTCGCAGTCAGGTCACGTGGACGGCGCCCGCCTGCAAGAATGCGGAGGTAGACCAGACGGTCGTTGCGACCATCACCAATGACCTTGGGCTCTCCACCATGCATCGATTCTCGGTGTCGGTGGATGGGTTGCCGGCGTGTGGGCCCGGTTGGGCCCCCGCTGGAAACATGGCCGCGGGCCGTAACGGCCCCGAGGTGATACTGCTTCCCAACGGCAAGGTGTTCGTTGCGGGGGGGAGCCACGGGCGTCCATACGCGCCGGTAGAGGTCTACGACCCTGCGACGGACTCGTGGGATGCGACGGCTACCTCCGGAGGCCTCCTCAATGCACCGATGGCGCTTCTTCCTTCGGGCAAGTTTCTTTCCCCGGGAGGATTTGACGGCATCCGTCCGCTCGATTTGGTGCAGATGTATGACCCGGTCACGAACGTCTGGAGCCTGGCTCAGTCCATGAGAATGCCCCGCTACGCACCCACGGCGACGCGGCTCCTCAACGGCAAGGTGTTCGTCGCGGGAGGGGAGTGTAGGGAGTGCGCGATAGCGGACGTGTATGACCCAACCCTCGAAGCCTGGTACTCGGTGTGCACACTGGCCGGTCTCCGACATAGTCATGTGGCGACGTTGCTTCCCGACGGCAGGGTCCTCTTGAGCGGAGGGTATGCCGAATCAAACGCGGCGGACCTGTACACTCCGTCCCCCGGCTACTGTGCCCCGACCGGGCCGATGGCCGTTTCTCATCGCGTCGAGCATGCGACAGCGCTGCTACCGGGCGGCAAGGTGCTGGCTGTCGGAGGGAGTGGCGCCACGGCGGAGGAGTACGACCCGGCCACCAACACCTGGACCCTCGTGGGCTCCATGGCCACACCCCGCGAGGGACTCACAGCGACAGCGCTTCCCAATGGGAAGGTGCTCGTCACGGGGGGACGCCCCTCTCCGACCAGCAGTGCGACGCTGGCGACGGCGGAGCTGTACGACCCGGTCACCCGCACCTGGAGCTCCGCGGGGTCCATGGCTGCTCCGCGCAAGGGCCACAAGGCGACGCTGCTTCCCAACGGCAGGGTTCTCATCATTGGAGGACTCAGCGGCTCGCCGGGGCCCTCCGCCGAGCTCTACATCCCCTGA
- a CDS encoding YncE family protein encodes MRLPHLSSVLKVLPGAVMLIALRAPSASAAIQVTPSGIDGGGFSTVFLKTPSGLLLGSDTHSGFHRTIDPAKNIWRPSSGGAFSNDLLSTAGMMADPDDSHTFYALNGTAPNAALMRSRDDGLTWETWRTGLIATNAGRQDGGLAEHPRSIGQLMVSAVANGTRYFFVGNYKTGVVFASSSDDFNNWAYLNGIPNSGTDSPHIRGIAVDSRGVLWVATRENGMYECPPSAYTSGASCTPDASSPRHVEEVRTVGTDVYVAADADGIMVRQKDGQWHNLSSGPLVNGQGMPEDGKGPYWVTLDVKRISSSSDVRIVAAAVGAAGGPKCPATGCAAVVWSRYSPGMATASWTGLHQLAPDSECGGRKWWEAQSDPTSMLAGSAWVPGMISIEGPSADKFLINGRTGALWRSTDVGQTWCPSVEGLGTTVNKFVSVQPSATGSDRVLVSNTDHMSFLSSNDLADVEKFHFDSLPGVNVGYASAFVGDQVFLAVDDDESLANGHPKSQLVSMPAEGGQYTSEDVPGTSTKTRLASQHVAGVAGRQVSSSQRQLVVTLGGVKPKVFLRTDNLVQGQWQRGTWELLDGTETPPMPETDTLVQLGIDKADTLYMANATGVYSISLKDSQARWTRLDGTRSPGHDLAVDASRAGRILYIRGGTVYERTPGVPTRTLSKISHALVLATSPDGSATYVATRQPDGEAQLWKYTADGADPTNITTDDWRAAGKEPRAMAVGAGGTHLYVAASGPGALVVTGI; translated from the coding sequence ATGCGTCTTCCTCATCTTTCCTCAGTGCTCAAGGTCCTCCCTGGCGCGGTCATGCTGATTGCTCTCCGAGCTCCGTCCGCGTCCGCGGCCATCCAGGTCACGCCTTCGGGCATCGACGGTGGTGGCTTCTCGACCGTGTTCCTGAAGACGCCCTCCGGACTGCTGCTCGGCTCCGACACCCACTCGGGCTTTCACCGAACCATCGACCCGGCCAAGAACATCTGGCGGCCGTCTTCAGGGGGAGCCTTCAGCAATGACCTTCTCTCGACGGCCGGGATGATGGCCGACCCCGACGACTCCCATACCTTCTATGCGCTCAATGGCACGGCGCCGAATGCGGCGCTGATGCGAAGCCGCGATGACGGCCTGACCTGGGAGACCTGGAGAACCGGCCTCATCGCGACCAACGCCGGGCGACAGGATGGTGGGCTGGCGGAGCATCCACGCTCGATTGGCCAGTTGATGGTGTCCGCGGTGGCGAACGGAACCCGCTACTTCTTCGTGGGGAACTACAAGACGGGCGTGGTCTTCGCGAGCAGCTCTGACGATTTCAACAACTGGGCCTACCTCAATGGCATTCCAAACAGCGGGACTGACAGCCCCCACATCCGGGGCATTGCTGTCGACTCGCGAGGCGTGCTCTGGGTCGCCACCCGCGAGAATGGAATGTACGAGTGCCCACCCTCGGCCTACACCTCCGGCGCTAGTTGCACTCCAGACGCCTCGAGCCCCAGGCACGTCGAAGAGGTCCGCACCGTGGGCACGGATGTCTATGTGGCCGCCGACGCGGACGGAATCATGGTGCGCCAGAAGGATGGTCAGTGGCACAACCTCTCATCGGGTCCGCTCGTCAACGGCCAGGGAATGCCGGAGGACGGCAAGGGGCCCTACTGGGTCACGCTCGATGTGAAGCGCATCTCCTCGAGCTCCGATGTCCGCATCGTCGCGGCAGCCGTGGGCGCCGCGGGCGGCCCGAAGTGCCCGGCCACGGGCTGCGCGGCCGTGGTGTGGAGCCGCTACAGCCCCGGCATGGCAACCGCCTCCTGGACGGGCCTGCATCAGCTCGCCCCCGACTCCGAGTGCGGCGGCAGGAAGTGGTGGGAGGCACAATCAGACCCGACCTCGATGTTGGCGGGCAGCGCCTGGGTGCCTGGAATGATTTCCATCGAGGGACCGTCCGCCGACAAGTTCCTCATCAATGGCAGGACCGGGGCGCTCTGGCGCTCGACCGATGTGGGTCAGACCTGGTGCCCGAGCGTCGAGGGCCTCGGCACGACGGTCAACAAGTTCGTCTCGGTGCAGCCATCCGCCACCGGGTCTGACAGGGTGCTCGTCTCCAATACCGACCACATGTCATTCCTGTCATCGAACGACCTCGCGGATGTCGAGAAGTTCCACTTCGATAGCCTGCCCGGCGTCAACGTGGGTTACGCGTCGGCGTTCGTGGGAGACCAGGTGTTCCTCGCGGTCGACGACGACGAGTCGCTGGCCAATGGCCATCCGAAGTCACAGCTCGTATCGATGCCCGCTGAAGGCGGTCAGTACACGAGCGAGGACGTCCCGGGCACCAGCACGAAGACCCGGCTTGCCAGCCAGCATGTCGCCGGAGTCGCTGGCCGGCAGGTGTCCTCCTCGCAGCGGCAGCTCGTGGTCACGCTCGGTGGGGTGAAGCCGAAGGTCTTCCTCCGCACCGACAACCTCGTCCAGGGTCAGTGGCAGCGAGGTACGTGGGAGCTCCTCGATGGGACAGAGACGCCTCCGATGCCGGAGACCGACACCCTCGTCCAGCTCGGAATCGACAAGGCCGACACGCTCTACATGGCGAATGCCACCGGCGTGTACAGCATCAGCCTCAAAGACAGTCAGGCTCGCTGGACCCGGCTCGACGGCACCCGCTCGCCCGGCCACGACCTCGCCGTCGACGCTTCCAGGGCCGGCCGCATCCTCTACATCCGTGGTGGCACCGTGTACGAGCGCACGCCCGGGGTGCCAACCCGGACTCTCAGCAAGATTTCCCACGCGCTCGTGCTGGCAACCAGCCCGGATGGCTCGGCGACCTACGTCGCCACGAGGCAGCCGGATGGTGAGGCGCAGCTGTGGAAGTACACGGCCGATGGAGCGGACCCCACCAACATCACCACCGATGACTGGAGGGCCGCCGGCAAGGAGCCACGGGCCATGGCGGTGGGAGCAGGCGGCACGCACCTCTATGTCGCCGCCTCGGGTCCGGGTGCCCTCGTCGTCACCGGCATCTGA